From one Butyricimonas faecihominis genomic stretch:
- a CDS encoding PepSY-like domain-containing protein: protein MKTTLVTALILLTTTFAFSSCKDSSYTPPKNVVSAFKAKYPSAKRVEWEVKNTYQVAEFHIDFTEAEAWFDNNGQWVMTESDVKYSSLPVVIRNSFESGEYGKWEVEDVDKLERAGMETIYIIEAELGEQEVALHYLENGTLVKTLMDNGRGYQPESAPQAVLQFIRQKYPQANIVEIDQDKGLLKIDIIDQRIMKEVVFNHQNQWVVTTWEVLQNNVPANVMNVLKTSSYANYRIDDIDYEERADGSLVYIFEVEQGDREFDVTIDANNLKIVSAIPKN, encoded by the coding sequence ATGAAAACAACATTAGTTACCGCATTAATCCTACTCACCACCACGTTTGCCTTTAGTAGCTGCAAAGACAGCAGCTACACTCCACCCAAAAACGTCGTGAGTGCCTTTAAAGCCAAATATCCCTCGGCAAAACGAGTAGAATGGGAAGTGAAAAACACGTATCAAGTGGCCGAATTCCATATCGACTTCACGGAAGCCGAAGCTTGGTTTGACAACAACGGCCAATGGGTGATGACAGAAAGCGACGTCAAGTATAGTTCCCTCCCCGTGGTAATCCGCAATAGCTTTGAATCCGGAGAATACGGAAAATGGGAAGTAGAAGACGTTGACAAACTGGAAAGAGCCGGGATGGAAACCATCTACATCATCGAAGCCGAACTCGGGGAACAAGAAGTCGCCCTGCATTATCTGGAAAATGGAACACTGGTAAAAACCCTCATGGATAACGGTCGGGGCTATCAACCGGAGAGCGCACCACAGGCAGTTTTACAATTCATCCGGCAGAAATACCCGCAGGCCAATATCGTGGAAATAGATCAGGATAAAGGGCTATTGAAAATTGACATTATTGATCAACGAATCATGAAAGAAGTAGTGTTCAACCACCAGAATCAATGGGTTGTCACCACGTGGGAAGTACTGCAAAATAATGTTCCGGCTAACGTGATGAACGTGTTGAAAACTTCTTCCTACGCGAACTACCGGATAGATGACATTGATTATGAAGAAAGAGCAGACGGTTCTCTCGTTTACATTTTTGAAGTTGAACAAGGAGATCGGGAATTCGATGTCACGATAGACGCTAACAATCTCAAGATTGTATCTGCAATACCAAAGAATTAA
- the truA gene encoding tRNA pseudouridine(38-40) synthase TruA, with translation MHRYFIELAYNGSGYNGWQIQPNAPSVQEEINKALSLLLKQEINVTGAGRTDTGVHASFFVAHFESDVAISHTKALADKLNRFLGKNIAIKDIYAVLPDMHARFSAISRTYKYYINKSKNPFTYPFAYRPHPLPDIRLMNNACELLLRYEDFTSFSKLHTDVKTNICHLMEANWEETDEQLVFTIKADRFLRNMVRAIVGTLLDVGQGRITLEQFQQIIESKDRCKAGTSVPGNALFLCDIEYPPCKL, from the coding sequence ATGCACAGGTATTTTATTGAATTAGCATATAACGGAAGTGGATATAACGGTTGGCAGATACAACCCAATGCCCCCTCTGTCCAAGAAGAAATCAACAAGGCTCTCTCCCTCTTGTTGAAACAAGAAATCAACGTGACCGGGGCCGGACGAACAGACACGGGAGTACACGCATCGTTTTTCGTGGCCCACTTTGAGAGTGATGTCGCCATTTCTCACACGAAAGCCTTGGCAGACAAACTCAATCGTTTCTTGGGAAAAAACATCGCGATCAAAGATATATACGCCGTGTTGCCTGATATGCATGCTCGATTTTCGGCAATATCGCGTACGTACAAATATTATATCAATAAAAGCAAGAATCCGTTTACTTACCCGTTTGCCTACCGACCGCACCCCCTACCGGACATCCGGTTAATGAACAACGCTTGTGAACTTCTCCTGCGTTACGAGGATTTCACCAGTTTCTCCAAACTGCACACGGATGTAAAAACGAACATCTGCCATTTGATGGAGGCCAACTGGGAAGAAACGGATGAACAACTTGTATTCACGATCAAAGCCGATCGTTTCCTGCGTAACATGGTACGTGCCATCGTGGGAACATTGTTGGATGTAGGGCAAGGACGTATCACGCTGGAACAATTCCAACAGATTATTGAAAGCAAGGATCGATGCAAAGCAGGAACTTCCGTTCCCGGTAATGCCTTGTTTCTTTGTGATATTGAATATCCCCCGTGTAAACTATAA
- a CDS encoding sensor histidine kinase, with protein sequence MKLIHHTISKLSIVMIIILTFWAGFFFYSILDEILDETDDSLENYKHLIIQQVQRDTAAINNSSDLMSQYFIKEISEKEAIHYQERYFDSTRFYELEYEFDPVRVLKTAFRGQDKKFYELTIMISTLEQDDMIEAILWSIVILYITLLICILIVSEFVFRKSLAPFYKLLDWLNKFTLGGKNPPLENPTKIKEFQRLNETILKMTRRNEEMYSQQKQFIENASHELQTPLAICRNKLELLAERPDCTEGQLEEIEDIHRNLGRIVKLNKSLLLLSRIENGQFHETKEVELNPIIKELVEDFQEIYEHKKLHVEVEENAVCKIHINESLANILITNLLKNAMIHTPNEGSITIRIQSTGISFTNSTDGNALDQSRLFTRFYQADNKKSDSTGLGLAIVQSIVHLYHFHISYSFDGKHRFDLQF encoded by the coding sequence ATGAAACTCATCCACCACACGATAAGTAAACTCTCGATCGTGATGATTATTATCCTCACGTTCTGGGCAGGCTTTTTCTTTTATAGCATACTGGATGAAATTCTGGACGAGACGGACGATAGCCTCGAAAACTACAAGCATCTCATCATTCAACAAGTCCAGCGAGACACGGCAGCAATCAACAATAGTAGTGACTTGATGAGCCAATACTTTATCAAGGAAATATCCGAAAAAGAGGCGATTCACTACCAAGAACGTTATTTTGATTCGACCCGTTTCTACGAGCTTGAATACGAGTTCGATCCCGTTCGTGTTTTAAAGACGGCCTTCCGGGGACAGGACAAAAAGTTTTACGAGTTGACCATCATGATCTCAACCTTGGAACAAGACGACATGATCGAGGCAATATTATGGTCAATCGTGATCCTGTACATCACGCTACTTATTTGTATCCTGATCGTTTCCGAATTTGTTTTCAGGAAAAGCTTGGCCCCTTTCTACAAATTACTGGACTGGTTGAACAAATTCACCCTAGGCGGGAAGAATCCCCCGTTGGAGAACCCGACCAAGATAAAAGAGTTCCAACGACTAAACGAAACGATACTTAAAATGACCCGGCGAAACGAAGAGATGTATTCCCAACAGAAACAATTCATCGAAAACGCCTCCCACGAACTCCAGACCCCGTTGGCCATTTGCCGGAACAAGCTGGAATTACTGGCGGAACGACCGGATTGCACGGAAGGGCAACTGGAAGAAATCGAGGACATCCACCGGAATCTAGGACGTATCGTGAAATTGAACAAATCCCTGTTGCTCCTTTCCCGTATCGAGAACGGTCAATTCCACGAAACAAAAGAAGTGGAACTCAACCCGATTATCAAAGAACTCGTGGAAGATTTTCAAGAGATTTACGAGCACAAAAAACTGCACGTGGAAGTGGAGGAAAATGCCGTTTGTAAAATCCATATAAATGAATCGTTGGCAAATATATTAATCACGAACCTGTTGAAAAACGCCATGATACACACCCCGAACGAGGGAAGTATCACCATTCGCATACAATCAACCGGGATCAGCTTCACGAACAGCACAGATGGAAACGCTTTGGATCAATCCCGCCTTTTCACCCGTTTTTACCAAGCCGACAACAAAAAAAGTGATTCCACCGGACTAGGATTGGCAATCGTCCAGAGTATCGTCCATCTTTATCATTTCCACATTTCCTACTCCTTTGACGGTAAACACCGATTCGATTTACAATTCTAA
- a CDS encoding transglutaminase-like domain-containing protein, translating into MRSTFILLLCCMCFACAKYPGVPEKYHALLDKALETSGTNQPELAKALESATPEMKEGVAFLISYMPERDLKTMKGDDLLSNVKLAYEARNRFAWAKSVPDSIFLNDVLPYASLNEERDQWRADFYKRFAPYVENCKTLEEAIKAVNKNIRDEVKVDYNTAREKPDQNPSESIRQGMASCSGLSILLTDALRSVGIPSRIAGTANWHDNRGNHNWCEVWLDGKWYFTEYYPNELDRSWFLADAGKADPKDRMHAIWASSFKPTGESFPLVWDFNIKYVPAINVTQRYLDIYQEVYQSQLAGGNYVPLKVMMFKDKRNMRKSDDRVAANVDIFCGKDQIGGGRTAGPTQDMNDVLEFMVEKNKVYTLNYFDKDGKWVGEEVKVKEKPVEVKLHL; encoded by the coding sequence ATGAGAAGTACATTTATCTTGTTGTTGTGTTGCATGTGCTTTGCATGTGCGAAGTATCCGGGAGTGCCGGAAAAATATCATGCTTTGTTGGACAAAGCTTTAGAAACGTCGGGAACGAATCAGCCGGAACTGGCAAAAGCGTTGGAAAGTGCGACGCCGGAAATGAAGGAGGGCGTGGCCTTTTTGATTTCTTACATGCCGGAGCGGGATTTGAAAACGATGAAAGGGGATGATTTGTTGTCGAACGTGAAATTGGCATACGAGGCTCGTAACCGTTTTGCTTGGGCGAAGAGCGTGCCGGATTCCATTTTCTTGAATGACGTGTTGCCTTACGCTTCACTGAACGAGGAAAGAGATCAATGGCGTGCCGATTTCTACAAGAGATTCGCTCCTTACGTGGAGAATTGCAAAACTTTGGAGGAGGCAATTAAAGCCGTGAACAAGAACATCCGTGATGAAGTGAAGGTGGATTACAACACGGCTCGTGAGAAACCGGATCAGAACCCGTCAGAGTCTATTCGTCAGGGAATGGCTTCTTGTAGCGGTCTGTCTATTTTGTTAACGGATGCTTTGCGGTCAGTGGGTATTCCTTCCCGTATTGCCGGAACAGCTAACTGGCATGATAACCGTGGAAATCATAACTGGTGCGAGGTTTGGTTGGATGGTAAATGGTATTTCACCGAGTATTACCCGAACGAACTCGATCGTTCTTGGTTCCTTGCCGATGCCGGAAAAGCTGATCCAAAGGATCGGATGCACGCTATCTGGGCCTCTTCTTTCAAACCGACGGGGGAGAGTTTTCCGTTGGTTTGGGATTTTAATATTAAGTACGTGCCTGCTATCAATGTCACTCAACGGTATTTGGATATTTATCAAGAGGTTTATCAATCTCAATTGGCTGGGGGAAATTATGTACCTCTAAAGGTCATGATGTTTAAAGATAAACGCAATATGCGTAAATCTGATGATCGGGTAGCTGCCAACGTGGACATTTTCTGCGGTAAAGACCAAATCGGTGGAGGACGTACTGCCGGACCAACACAGGATATGAATGACGTGTTGGAATTTATGGTGGAAAAAAATAAAGTATATACGTTGAATTATTTCGATAAAGACGGTAAATGGGTAGGTGAAGAAGTGAAAGTGAAAGAGAAACCGGTAGAAGTGAAATTACACTTGTAA
- a CDS encoding DUF4261 domain-containing protein, translated as MEYPSVEALMEQIRDWAEEEDYDAIIEALPELKNPGQFYEAVLCLAYAYLNQGFYRDAEEWLREVEDQGRESGVWNYRMAVALMHQMRLEEALPYAERAVTVEADYPWGWLVYSKLLYGCQRTEEALEAAGRGLALMPGDEEFTSLIEDISNGLSFFEVTGVEEDDGKVENGEEKAGTFCGSVLLNSVSFDVDKVMADLKAEWGIEPSDKPGDMASDDTRADESTRVFYLGETLVAISLMPARVPDGEAEYYAETNYMWPEAVETTKTHKAHVLVAVLAHGLTPVEAGKLHVKVIATCLRQPNAIGVYVSGTVFQPEFYIEVANMMKEDEENLPVLAWVYFGLYQSEVGNNVYTYGMTAFGKEEIEILGSKHSLTELQGFMLEIAYYVIGSDVTLRDGETLGGSEEQKLPITRSKGVAVEGMTLKIEY; from the coding sequence ATGGAATATCCGAGTGTTGAGGCGTTAATGGAACAGATCCGGGATTGGGCGGAAGAAGAAGATTACGATGCAATTATAGAGGCTCTGCCAGAGCTGAAAAATCCCGGTCAATTTTACGAGGCGGTTTTGTGTCTTGCTTATGCTTATTTGAATCAGGGGTTTTATCGGGACGCGGAAGAGTGGTTGCGTGAAGTGGAAGACCAAGGACGTGAGAGTGGTGTTTGGAATTACCGAATGGCCGTGGCCTTAATGCATCAAATGAGACTGGAAGAGGCATTGCCGTATGCCGAACGTGCGGTGACGGTGGAGGCGGATTACCCGTGGGGATGGTTGGTGTATAGCAAATTATTGTATGGATGTCAAAGAACCGAAGAGGCGCTAGAGGCTGCCGGGAGAGGTTTGGCTTTGATGCCGGGAGACGAGGAATTTACTTCGCTGATCGAGGATATTTCCAACGGGTTGTCATTTTTTGAAGTTACGGGCGTGGAGGAAGACGATGGGAAGGTGGAGAACGGGGAAGAGAAGGCCGGGACTTTTTGCGGGTCCGTGTTGCTAAACTCGGTGAGTTTCGACGTGGATAAGGTCATGGCTGATTTGAAGGCGGAGTGGGGAATAGAACCATCCGATAAACCGGGAGATATGGCCAGTGATGATACGCGTGCAGACGAATCGACCCGGGTGTTTTATCTCGGTGAGACTTTGGTGGCGATCAGTCTCATGCCGGCGAGAGTTCCGGATGGAGAGGCCGAGTATTATGCAGAAACCAATTATATGTGGCCGGAAGCCGTTGAGACAACAAAAACACATAAGGCTCACGTGCTGGTAGCGGTTCTTGCTCATGGCTTGACCCCGGTGGAAGCGGGTAAGTTACACGTGAAAGTGATCGCTACTTGTCTGAGACAGCCCAATGCTATTGGCGTTTATGTTTCCGGAACCGTGTTCCAACCAGAATTTTATATCGAGGTGGCCAATATGATGAAGGAGGATGAGGAAAACTTACCCGTGTTGGCTTGGGTGTATTTCGGCCTGTACCAGAGCGAGGTGGGAAATAACGTGTACACGTACGGGATGACGGCTTTCGGGAAAGAAGAGATCGAGATATTGGGAAGTAAACATAGTTTGACCGAGTTACAAGGATTCATGCTTGAAATAGCCTATTATGTTATCGGTTCGGACGTGACGTTACGGGATGGAGAAACATTAGGTGGCAGCGAAGAACAAAAATTACCGATTACCCGCTCAAAAGGGGTGGCCGTGGAGGGTATGACTTTGAAGATTGAATATTAA
- a CDS encoding RNA polymerase sigma factor has protein sequence MDSDDIFIGLKRRDEAALSVLFDTYYEKLYLFAEKYIYDSDKAHDIVQDVFLKIWENAERLELTSSIQHYLFASVRNGCLNYLKSLQIEDRNNRKYAEAYIESQNVDMVDDEELLARVRQVLDELPEKCREVCLLRFVEGYKYAEIAARLDMNENTVKAQLHRGMERLKQAFATYDYVLVLCALGRIFMDR, from the coding sequence ATGGATAGTGATGATATATTTATAGGATTGAAGCGTCGGGATGAAGCGGCTTTGTCTGTTCTTTTCGATACATATTACGAGAAGTTGTATCTTTTCGCGGAAAAGTATATCTATGATTCGGATAAAGCGCATGACATCGTGCAGGATGTTTTTCTGAAGATATGGGAGAATGCCGAACGTTTGGAGCTAACGTCTTCCATCCAGCATTATCTTTTCGCGTCCGTTCGCAATGGTTGCTTGAATTACTTGAAAAGTCTGCAAATCGAGGATCGTAATAATCGTAAGTATGCGGAGGCCTATATTGAGTCGCAGAACGTGGATATGGTGGACGATGAAGAACTCCTTGCCCGCGTCCGGCAAGTGCTTGACGAGTTGCCGGAAAAGTGCAGGGAAGTCTGTCTTCTGCGTTTCGTCGAGGGGTACAAGTATGCTGAAATTGCGGCCCGGCTTGATATGAACGAGAATACCGTGAAAGCCCAGTTGCACCGGGGAATGGAGCGCTTGAAACAGGCCTTTGCCACGTATGACTACGTGCTTGTTCTTTGCGCTCTCGGTCGGATTTTCATGGACCGGTGA
- a CDS encoding dihydroorotate dehydrogenase-like protein gives MADLKTKYMGLELRSPIIAGSCGLTSDVEKMVEMEKAGVGAVVLKSIFEEQINEETSGVFKAGYGMSDAYPEAEDYIKTYIRSNTIQKYVELVRNAKSRLTIPVIASVNCFSGGEWISFASQLEEAGADALELNVFILPVNEFRESAEVENVYFEIVKSIKSQIKIPVSVKISHYFTNLSAFVDKIKAYGANATTLFNRFYEPDININTLEMGAASVFSTAAELRTTLRWTGILAGKDKKLEISASTGVHGGEAAVKLLLAGATTVQVCSVLYEKGIHVIEDINNFIGKWMDTKAFKTIGDYRGMLSYSSIENPDLYERAQFMKYFSNKQY, from the coding sequence ATGGCAGATTTGAAGACGAAATACATGGGACTGGAGTTACGGAGTCCGATTATCGCGGGAAGTTGCGGTTTAACGTCCGACGTGGAGAAGATGGTCGAGATGGAGAAAGCGGGAGTGGGAGCCGTGGTGTTGAAATCTATTTTCGAGGAACAGATTAACGAGGAGACTTCCGGTGTGTTCAAGGCCGGTTACGGGATGAGTGATGCTTACCCGGAGGCCGAGGATTATATCAAAACGTACATTCGTTCCAACACGATACAGAAGTACGTGGAATTGGTTCGTAATGCCAAGAGTCGTTTGACGATACCCGTGATTGCCAGCGTGAACTGTTTTAGTGGTGGTGAATGGATTTCGTTTGCCAGCCAGTTGGAAGAGGCTGGGGCAGATGCGCTGGAGTTGAATGTCTTCATTTTGCCTGTAAACGAATTTAGGGAGAGTGCGGAAGTGGAGAATGTGTATTTCGAGATCGTGAAATCCATCAAGAGCCAGATAAAGATACCTGTTTCTGTTAAGATCAGTCATTATTTCACGAACCTTTCCGCTTTCGTGGATAAAATCAAGGCTTACGGGGCGAATGCAACTACGTTATTCAATCGATTCTACGAGCCGGATATAAATATTAATACATTAGAAATGGGGGCCGCATCCGTGTTTAGCACGGCTGCCGAATTGAGGACAACCTTGAGATGGACCGGAATATTGGCCGGGAAGGATAAAAAGTTGGAAATTTCTGCATCCACGGGCGTACATGGCGGTGAGGCTGCCGTGAAGTTATTGTTGGCAGGAGCAACGACAGTTCAAGTTTGTTCGGTTCTTTACGAGAAGGGTATTCACGTGATCGAGGATATAAATAATTTTATCGGGAAATGGATGGACACGAAAGCTTTCAAGACGATCGGGGATTACCGGGGAATGCTTTCCTATTCGTCCATCGAGAATCCGGATCTTTATGAAAGAGCCCAGTTCATGAAATACTTTAGTAATAAACAATATTAA
- a CDS encoding PepSY-like domain-containing protein — translation MKTRMTIFASLLLAGFAFTSCDDDNDNYTPDEKIVNVLYEKYPNAQRIDWELQHDHYVADFYDNNIEKEAWFNTKGEWVMTESDILFKNLPEAIQTAFAESEYKDWRVDDVDMLERVEMETVYVIEVEKSKQEFDLFYAEDGTLVKAVEDVDNNNNYQPNTVSEVLKNFINKNYPQATIVDIEVEKGITEIDILHDNKAKELHFNSANEWLYTTWDVRERDVQEIANKVKAANPGFHIDDIDYKESADGNKVYIFELEQGDNEKYVTVDMDGNIVG, via the coding sequence ATGAAAACAAGAATGACTATTTTCGCTTCTTTATTGTTAGCCGGATTTGCTTTCACAAGCTGTGACGATGACAATGATAACTACACTCCGGATGAGAAAATCGTGAACGTTCTATACGAAAAATACCCGAACGCACAACGTATCGATTGGGAACTGCAACACGACCACTATGTGGCTGACTTCTATGACAATAACATCGAGAAGGAAGCATGGTTTAACACCAAAGGCGAATGGGTAATGACCGAAAGTGACATTCTATTCAAGAATCTCCCGGAAGCCATACAAACCGCTTTCGCAGAATCGGAATACAAAGACTGGAGAGTGGATGACGTGGATATGCTCGAAAGAGTTGAAATGGAAACCGTGTACGTGATCGAAGTTGAAAAAAGCAAACAGGAATTCGATTTATTCTACGCGGAAGACGGAACTTTAGTTAAAGCCGTAGAAGACGTCGATAACAACAACAATTACCAGCCTAACACGGTTTCTGAAGTCTTGAAAAATTTCATCAACAAGAACTATCCGCAAGCAACAATCGTGGACATTGAAGTCGAAAAAGGAATCACCGAAATCGACATTTTACACGATAACAAAGCCAAAGAATTACACTTCAATAGTGCTAATGAATGGTTATACACGACTTGGGATGTTAGAGAAAGAGACGTTCAGGAAATCGCTAACAAAGTGAAGGCCGCAAATCCCGGTTTCCACATTGATGATATTGATTACAAAGAAAGTGCAGACGGAAATAAAGTATACATCTTCGAACTGGAACAAGGCGATAACGAGAAATACGTGACTGTAGATATGGATGGAAACATCGTGGGATAA
- a CDS encoding response regulator transcription factor: protein MKILIIEDEKDLREVMTRSLEKERFVVETAADYSTALQKINDYDYDCILLDIMLPGGSGLSILEELKKLKKRESVIIVSAKDSIEDKVTGLDLGADDYLAKPFHLAELHARVKSVIRRHQTDGNTEIEIENLTVRPDDHTVFINGKELKLNRKEFDLLYYFVTNPNRLINKTTLAEAVWGDNIDQADSLDFIYSQVKNLRKKMKIAEAIPEIKAVYGFGYKLITTPEA from the coding sequence ATGAAGATATTAATCATTGAAGACGAAAAAGACTTGCGAGAAGTGATGACCCGATCACTGGAGAAAGAACGTTTTGTCGTGGAGACAGCGGCAGACTATTCTACAGCCCTGCAAAAGATCAATGATTACGACTACGACTGTATCTTGCTGGACATTATGCTCCCCGGGGGTAGCGGTTTGTCGATTCTAGAAGAGCTGAAAAAATTAAAGAAACGGGAAAGCGTGATCATCGTGTCGGCCAAGGATTCCATTGAAGACAAGGTCACGGGACTTGATCTCGGTGCCGATGATTACCTCGCAAAACCATTCCACTTGGCAGAATTACACGCGAGGGTGAAATCCGTGATCCGACGCCATCAAACCGACGGGAATACCGAGATCGAAATTGAAAACCTGACCGTCCGTCCCGACGATCACACCGTGTTCATCAATGGAAAAGAGCTGAAACTCAATCGTAAAGAATTCGATTTGCTCTATTATTTTGTCACCAATCCCAACCGCCTGATCAACAAAACGACGTTGGCGGAAGCCGTGTGGGGCGACAACATTGACCAAGCCGATAGTCTTGATTTTATCTATTCCCAAGTGAAAAACTTACGTAAAAAGATGAAAATCGCCGAGGCCATCCCGGAGATAAAAGCTGTGTACGGGTTCGGGTATAAACTAATCACAACGCCGGAAGCATGA
- a CDS encoding FecR domain-containing protein, producing MEKENIHIDWEVISKSFRGELSGEERERLESWLAVSSRHRDFYRRALEGGETDVTVGVDRDVLAAKKDELMRRVRVMTGNVKPRRSLRCVWYAAAVILPLAIAVGMWVNMGGREKNMVIAQRVQPGSGRAVLELHDGRTYFLDTTRVVETGIEGNLAKAEKQSLVYTKREAEELVYNKVIVPRAGEYSLTLSDGTRIWLNSDSEIRYPVAFGKERRTVFLSGEAYFEVEKDAERPFYVVLDGMEVKVYGTSFNVNTHYQGKILTTLVEGKVGIRVKSTGAESILQPNQMAEFNCEKEEVEVTDVDTYYYTAWRAGEFVFQNETIEEIMDRLCRWYDTEVFYANDDVRGKRFTGIIAHFTDVADVLHLIGETATVQFDLKGDVITVSDLK from the coding sequence ATGGAGAAAGAAAATATACATATTGATTGGGAAGTCATTTCGAAAAGTTTCCGGGGCGAGTTGTCCGGGGAGGAGCGGGAGAGGTTGGAAAGCTGGTTGGCGGTGTCTTCCCGGCATCGGGATTTCTACCGCCGGGCGCTTGAAGGGGGAGAGACGGACGTCACGGTCGGGGTGGATCGAGACGTGTTGGCGGCAAAGAAAGACGAGTTGATGCGACGGGTCCGCGTGATGACGGGGAACGTGAAACCCCGGAGGTCGTTGAGGTGCGTGTGGTATGCTGCGGCGGTTATTTTGCCCTTGGCGATTGCTGTCGGGATGTGGGTGAATATGGGAGGACGGGAGAAAAACATGGTGATTGCCCAGCGGGTGCAACCGGGTAGTGGGCGTGCCGTGTTGGAATTACATGATGGGAGAACCTATTTTCTGGACACGACTCGGGTGGTTGAAACCGGAATCGAGGGAAATCTGGCAAAAGCTGAAAAGCAATCGCTGGTTTACACGAAACGGGAGGCCGAGGAGCTGGTGTATAATAAAGTGATCGTTCCCCGGGCGGGAGAGTATTCTCTCACGTTGTCGGACGGGACGCGGATATGGTTGAATTCCGATTCGGAGATTCGTTATCCCGTGGCTTTCGGGAAGGAGCGGAGAACGGTCTTTTTATCCGGGGAGGCCTATTTTGAGGTGGAGAAGGACGCGGAACGCCCGTTCTATGTGGTGTTGGACGGTATGGAGGTGAAGGTGTACGGGACATCGTTTAACGTGAACACGCATTATCAAGGGAAGATCCTGACTACGCTGGTGGAGGGAAAAGTGGGCATCCGGGTAAAATCGACGGGGGCGGAAAGCATCCTGCAACCGAACCAGATGGCCGAGTTTAATTGCGAAAAGGAAGAAGTCGAGGTGACGGACGTGGATACGTACTACTACACGGCTTGGCGGGCGGGGGAGTTCGTGTTCCAGAACGAGACGATTGAGGAGATCATGGATCGTTTGTGTCGCTGGTATGACACGGAGGTTTTCTACGCAAATGACGACGTGAGAGGGAAGCGTTTCACGGGGATTATCGCTCATTTCACAGACGTGGCGGACGTGTTGCATTTGATTGGAGAGACTGCGACGGTACAGTTTGATTTGAAAGGGGACGTGATCACGGTAAGTGATTTAAAATAA
- a CDS encoding YggS family pyridoxal phosphate-dependent enzyme: MNSIVENLKEIAGSLPEGVKLVAVSKTKPVEAIVEAYEAGQRVFGENRVQELAEKYEVLPKDIEWHMIGHLQTNKVKYMAAFVSLIHGVESLKLLETIDKEGKKHDRVIPCLLQFYIASEETKFGLDMEEAKALLESNDYKQMKNVKIVGVMGMATNTDDEVQVRREFHHLKEIFDELKATYFAENPEFKELSMGMSGDYRIAVEEGSTMVRVGSSIFGARNYANI; encoded by the coding sequence ATGAACAGTATTGTAGAAAATTTGAAAGAGATTGCCGGTAGTTTGCCGGAAGGAGTAAAATTAGTTGCCGTATCGAAAACAAAGCCCGTGGAGGCGATAGTGGAGGCATACGAGGCTGGGCAGAGAGTATTCGGGGAAAACCGGGTACAGGAACTAGCGGAGAAGTACGAGGTACTTCCCAAAGATATAGAATGGCACATGATCGGTCATTTACAAACGAATAAAGTGAAGTATATGGCCGCTTTCGTTTCTTTGATTCATGGTGTGGAGAGCTTGAAATTGTTGGAGACCATTGACAAGGAGGGGAAAAAACATGATCGGGTGATCCCTTGCCTGTTGCAATTTTATATAGCCAGTGAGGAAACTAAGTTCGGGTTGGATATGGAAGAGGCGAAAGCTCTCTTGGAGAGTAACGATTACAAGCAGATGAAGAACGTGAAGATCGTGGGCGTGATGGGGATGGCGACGAACACGGATGATGAGGTGCAGGTCAGACGGGAATTTCATCACCTGAAAGAGATTTTTGACGAGTTGAAGGCAACTTATTTTGCGGAGAACCCTGAATTCAAGGAATTATCCATGGGGATGTCCGGTGATTACCGGATAGCCGTGGAGGAAGGAAGTACGATGGTACGCGTGGGGAGTTCCATCTTCGGGGCGAGAAATTACGCGAATATATAA